A window of Scophthalmus maximus strain ysfricsl-2021 chromosome 10, ASM2237912v1, whole genome shotgun sequence contains these coding sequences:
- the gins1 gene encoding DNA replication complex GINS protein PSF1 isoform X2 — MESLYEQNQSDVNEAKSDGRAELIPSIKLRHCCLLRNQRCVAAYLYDRLLRIRALRWEYGSVLPANVRFHMCAEELQWFSQYKKSLASFMRSLGADGLDITQDMKPPKSLYIEVRCLKDHGEFEIDDGTVILLKKNSQHFLPRWKCEQLIRQGVLEHVMS; from the exons ATGGAGTCTCTGTACGAACAGAACCAGAGCGACGT TAACGAGGCGAAGTCCGACGGTCGAGCGGAGCTGATCCCTTCTATCAAATTGCGTCACTGCTGCCTGCTGAGGAACCAGCGCTGCGTCGCCGCCTACCT GTACGACCGCTTGCTGAGGATCCGAGCTCTGCGCTGGGAGTACGGCAGCGTGCTGCCCGCCAACGTTCGATTCCACATGTGTGCGGAAGAG ctgcagtggttcagtcagtatAAAAAGTCTCTGGCGTCGTTCATGCGTTCTCTGGGTGCAGACGGTCTGGACATCACTCAGGACATGAAGCCTCCGAAGAGTCTCTACATCGAG GTGAGGTGTTTAAAGGACCACGGAGAGTTTGAAATCGACGATGGAACAGTGATTCTGCTGAAGAAGAACAGTCAG CACTTCCTGCCGCGGTGGAAATGTGAGCAGCTGATTCGTCAGGGCGTCCTGGAGCACGTCATGtcctga
- the gins1 gene encoding DNA replication complex GINS protein PSF1 isoform X1, protein MFCEKAIELIRELQRMSDGQLPAFNEDGLRQILQEMESLYEQNQSDVNEAKSDGRAELIPSIKLRHCCLLRNQRCVAAYLYDRLLRIRALRWEYGSVLPANVRFHMCAEELQWFSQYKKSLASFMRSLGADGLDITQDMKPPKSLYIEVRCLKDHGEFEIDDGTVILLKKNSQHFLPRWKCEQLIRQGVLEHVMS, encoded by the exons atgttttgtgAAAAAGCGATCGAGTTGATCCGGGAACTTCAGCGGATGAGCGACGGACAGCTGCCCGCGTTTAAC GAGGACGGGCTGAGGCAGATTCTGCAGGAGATGGAGTCTCTGTACGAACAGAACCAGAGCGACGT TAACGAGGCGAAGTCCGACGGTCGAGCGGAGCTGATCCCTTCTATCAAATTGCGTCACTGCTGCCTGCTGAGGAACCAGCGCTGCGTCGCCGCCTACCT GTACGACCGCTTGCTGAGGATCCGAGCTCTGCGCTGGGAGTACGGCAGCGTGCTGCCCGCCAACGTTCGATTCCACATGTGTGCGGAAGAG ctgcagtggttcagtcagtatAAAAAGTCTCTGGCGTCGTTCATGCGTTCTCTGGGTGCAGACGGTCTGGACATCACTCAGGACATGAAGCCTCCGAAGAGTCTCTACATCGAG GTGAGGTGTTTAAAGGACCACGGAGAGTTTGAAATCGACGATGGAACAGTGATTCTGCTGAAGAAGAACAGTCAG CACTTCCTGCCGCGGTGGAAATGTGAGCAGCTGATTCGTCAGGGCGTCCTGGAGCACGTCATGtcctga
- the abhd12 gene encoding lysophosphatidylserine lipase ABHD12 isoform X2 — MRKRNNSLTPELDGGSLLDRDPDLKQRPGGRAEGPAAGDHRGPAEERTMGKPFRRLGLLGKVKRFMLWLLVVYVSVPFLVKLCPSIQAKLVFLNFVRMPYFIDLKRPLDQGLNHTHNFYLEAEVGLRIGVWHTVPAHMWREAQEKDGDWYDSMLSSTHPVILYLHGNAGTRGGDHRVQLYKVLSSSGYHVVTFDYRGWGDSDGSPSEGGMTSDALFMYDRLKQRLNKTPLYIWGHSLGTGVATNLVRRLCDRGSPPDALILESPFTNIREEARSHPFSMVYRFLPGFDWFFLDAITANNIRFASDENVNHISCRLLILHAEDDTVVPFHLGQKLYNMAAQSKSLSGHKVRFVSFPSSLSYRHKFIYRSPELPNILSDFLGTVSQ, encoded by the exons ATGCGAAAGCGGAATAACTCGCTGACTCCGGAGCTTGACGGCGGCTCCCTGCTCGACAGAGACCCGGACCTGAAGCAGCGTCCCGGCGGGAGAGCAGAGGGGCCCGCAGCCGGAGACCACCGGGGCCCGGCGGAGGAGCGGACAATGGGCAAACCGTTCAGGAG ATTGGGTCTCCTGGGGAAGGTGAAGAGGTTCATGTTGTGGCTGCTCGTCGTCTACGTCTCCGTCCCCTTCCTCGTCAAACTGTGTCCGTCCATTCAGGCCAAACTCGTCTTCCTCAACTTCG tgAGAATGCCGTACTTCATCGACCTGAAACGACCTCTGGACCAGGgactgaaccacacacacaacttctaCCTGGAGGCTGAAGTCGGACTGAGGATCGGAgtctg gcacaCGGTTCCGGCCCACATGTGGAGAGAAGCTCAGGAGAAAGACGGCGACTGGTACGACTCCATGTTAAGCTCCACCCACCCCGTCATCCTCTATCTCCATGGAAACGCTGGGACCAG AGGCGGAGACCACAGAGTCCAGCTGTacaag GTCCTCAGTTCATCAGGTTACCACGTCGTCACGTTTGATTACAGAG gcTGGGGGGACTCAGACGGTTCTCCGTCGGAGGGCGGGATGACGTCAGACGCTCTCTTCATGTATGATCGGCTTAAACAGCGTCTCAATAAAACGCCGCTTTACATCTGGGGACACTCTCTAGGGAccgg AGTCGCCACCAACCTGGTCAGACGACTGTGTGacagag GAAGTCCTCCTGACGCTCTGATCCTCGAGTCTCCGTTCACCAACATCAGAGAGGAGGCCAGGAGTCACCCCTtctccatg gtGTACCGGTTCCTACCGGGGTTTGATTGGTTCTTCCTCGACGCCATCACAGCGAACAACATTCGTTTCGCCAGCGACGAAAA TGTGAACCACATCTCGTGTCGGCTGCTGATCCTTCACGCTGAGGACGACACCGTGGTTCCGTTCCATCTGGGTCAGAAG CTGTACAACATGGCCGCCCAGTCAAAGAGCCTCAGCGGACACAAAGTGCGCTTCGTTTCTTTCCCCTCGTCTTTGTCCTACAGGCACAAGTTCATCTACAGGAGCCCAGAGTTGCCAAACATCCTGAG TGATTTCCTCGGCACCGTCTCTCAGTGA
- the LOC118284000 gene encoding barrier-to-autointegration factor B, producing MSTTTQKHRDFVGEPMGDKSVTSLSGIGETLGRKLEEQGFDKAFVVLGQFLLLKKDMEIFTEWLKDASGANSRQAGSCALCLKDWCDAFL from the exons ATGTCGACGACAACTCAGAAACACCGCGACTTCGTGGGCGAGCCGATGGGCGACAAGTCGGTGACGTCGCTGTCGGGAATCGGAGAAACTCtggggaggaagctggaggagcaggggttCGACAAG GCCTTCGTGGTCCTTGGTCAGTTCCTCCTGTTAAAGAAAGACATGGAGATTTTCACCGAGTGGCTCAAAGACGCCAGCGGAGCGAACTCCCGTCAGGCCGGGTCCTGCGCACTGTGTCTGAAGGACTGGTGCGACGCCTTCCTCTGA
- the entpd6 gene encoding ectonucleoside triphosphate diphosphohydrolase 6 yields MKRPKLAGVFLFVSCLLVYLMFVKRHYAVFSPDAASPPSHHRHAAHQDADDTSASDAGRSFQYGIMFDAGSTGTRIHVFKFQIDDNEAPSLAHETFRAIKPGLSAYADDPEKCSSGILELLEVARSSVPASLWTRTPVVLKATAGLRLLPGDKASELLDQVRALFLQSPFLSGDDSVSIMDGTDEGISAWITVNFLTGGLHGADSPTVGMLDLGGGSTQITFSPQDEKTLQTSPIDYIRSFQMFNNTHTVYTHSYLGLGLMSARLAVLGGVDASPLGGSTELVSPCLAPEYSGSWEHADVVYTVKGQKAGEPVYEACLTKVEKVLYRKVMKASEAADVEFYAFSYYYDRAVDVGVIEEKDGGYIRVSDYTDAALRVCGGLSVSPQSPFLCLDLVYISVLLQELGFPPHKQFKLARTINQVETSWALGATFHYIESLKGH; encoded by the exons atgaagagacCGAAGCTCGCCGGAGTCTTCCTCTTCGTGAGCTGCCTGCTTGTCTACCTCATGTTCGTCAAGCGTCACTACGCCGTCTTCAGCCCAGACGCTGCCAGCCCCCCTTCCCACCACCGGCACGCCGCCCACCAGGACGCAGATGACACGTCGGCCTCTGACGCAGGACGCAGCTTCCAGTATGGAATCATGTTCGATGCCGGAAGCACGGGGACGAGAATCCACGTCTTCAAGTTCCAGATCGACGACAATG aagctCCCTCACTGGCCCATGAGACGTTCAGGGCCATCAAACCTGGACTGTCTGCGTACGCCGACGATCCAGAGAAg TGCTCATCCGGGATCCTGGAGCTGTTGGAGGTGGCGAGGTCCAGTGTCCCAGCGTCGCTCTGGACCAGGACCCCGGTGGTCCTGAAGGCCACGGCTGGACTCCGCCTGCTGCCCGGAGACAAGGCCTCGGAGCTGCTGGACCAG GTGAGGGCGCTGTTCCTCCAGTCCCCCTTCCTGTCCGGAGACGACAGCGTGTCCATCATGGACGGGACGGACGAAG GGATTTCTGCCTGGATCACAGTCAACTTCCTCACCG gTGGTCTTCATGGTGCTGACTCGCCCACAGTGGGGATGTTGGATTTGGGCGGCGGATCGACTCAGATCACCTTCAGCCCTCaggatgag AAAACCCTCCAGACCTCACCCATCGACTACATCCGGTCCTTCCAGAtgttcaacaacacacacaccgtctacactcacag ttatCTGGGTCTGGGCCTGATGTCGGCTCGACTCGCCGTCCTGGGCGGCGTTGACGCTTCACCTC tagGGGGCAGCACTGAGCTGGTCAGCCCCTGCCTTGCTCCAGAGTACTCGGGGAGCTGGGAGCACGCTGACGTCGTCTACACTGTGAAGGGACAGAAAGCAG gggaACCGGTCTACGAGGCGTGTCTCACCAAAGTGGAGAAGGTTCTGTACAGGAAGGTGATGAAGGCGTCGGAGGCCGCAGACGTGGAGTTCTATGCCTTCAGCTACTACTACGACCGGGCCGTCGACGTCGGGGTCATCG AGGAGAAAGACGGAGGATACATCCGAGTGTCCGACTACACCGACGCTGCTCTGAGAG tgtgCGGCGGTCTGTCCGTGTCTCCTCAGAGTCCGTTCCTCTGTCTGGACCTCGTTTACATCTCAGTTCTGCTGCAGGAGCTCGGGTTCCCTCCTCACAAACAGTTCAAG CTGGCGAGGACAATCAACCAGGTGGAGACCAGTTGGGCTCTGGGGGCGACGTTCCACTACATCGAGTCCCTGAAGGGACACTGA
- the abhd12 gene encoding lysophosphatidylserine lipase ABHD12 isoform X1 — translation MPVSAACDWPQQLGARLSTELLEAHRGLGSVLRRSPLRHRQDTGRTPASPRRPARRFCVVNTRFPLSSPVMRKRNNSLTPELDGGSLLDRDPDLKQRPGGRAEGPAAGDHRGPAEERTMGKPFRRLGLLGKVKRFMLWLLVVYVSVPFLVKLCPSIQAKLVFLNFVRMPYFIDLKRPLDQGLNHTHNFYLEAEVGLRIGVWHTVPAHMWREAQEKDGDWYDSMLSSTHPVILYLHGNAGTRGGDHRVQLYKVLSSSGYHVVTFDYRGWGDSDGSPSEGGMTSDALFMYDRLKQRLNKTPLYIWGHSLGTGVATNLVRRLCDRGSPPDALILESPFTNIREEARSHPFSMVYRFLPGFDWFFLDAITANNIRFASDENVNHISCRLLILHAEDDTVVPFHLGQKLYNMAAQSKSLSGHKVRFVSFPSSLSYRHKFIYRSPELPNILSDFLGTVSQ, via the exons ATGCCTGTGTCTGCGGCCTGTGATTGGCCGCAGCAGCTCGGTGCGCGTCTGAGCACCGAGCTGCTGGAGGCGCATCGGGGACTCGGCTCCGTCCTCAGGCGCTCACCGCTCCGTCACCGGCAGGACACCGGCAGGACACCGGCCTCCCCCCGCCGACCGGCCCGTCGCTTCTGTGTCGTTAACACTCGGTTTCCTTTATCGTCTCCAGTGATGCGAAAGCGGAATAACTCGCTGACTCCGGAGCTTGACGGCGGCTCCCTGCTCGACAGAGACCCGGACCTGAAGCAGCGTCCCGGCGGGAGAGCAGAGGGGCCCGCAGCCGGAGACCACCGGGGCCCGGCGGAGGAGCGGACAATGGGCAAACCGTTCAGGAG ATTGGGTCTCCTGGGGAAGGTGAAGAGGTTCATGTTGTGGCTGCTCGTCGTCTACGTCTCCGTCCCCTTCCTCGTCAAACTGTGTCCGTCCATTCAGGCCAAACTCGTCTTCCTCAACTTCG tgAGAATGCCGTACTTCATCGACCTGAAACGACCTCTGGACCAGGgactgaaccacacacacaacttctaCCTGGAGGCTGAAGTCGGACTGAGGATCGGAgtctg gcacaCGGTTCCGGCCCACATGTGGAGAGAAGCTCAGGAGAAAGACGGCGACTGGTACGACTCCATGTTAAGCTCCACCCACCCCGTCATCCTCTATCTCCATGGAAACGCTGGGACCAG AGGCGGAGACCACAGAGTCCAGCTGTacaag GTCCTCAGTTCATCAGGTTACCACGTCGTCACGTTTGATTACAGAG gcTGGGGGGACTCAGACGGTTCTCCGTCGGAGGGCGGGATGACGTCAGACGCTCTCTTCATGTATGATCGGCTTAAACAGCGTCTCAATAAAACGCCGCTTTACATCTGGGGACACTCTCTAGGGAccgg AGTCGCCACCAACCTGGTCAGACGACTGTGTGacagag GAAGTCCTCCTGACGCTCTGATCCTCGAGTCTCCGTTCACCAACATCAGAGAGGAGGCCAGGAGTCACCCCTtctccatg gtGTACCGGTTCCTACCGGGGTTTGATTGGTTCTTCCTCGACGCCATCACAGCGAACAACATTCGTTTCGCCAGCGACGAAAA TGTGAACCACATCTCGTGTCGGCTGCTGATCCTTCACGCTGAGGACGACACCGTGGTTCCGTTCCATCTGGGTCAGAAG CTGTACAACATGGCCGCCCAGTCAAAGAGCCTCAGCGGACACAAAGTGCGCTTCGTTTCTTTCCCCTCGTCTTTGTCCTACAGGCACAAGTTCATCTACAGGAGCCCAGAGTTGCCAAACATCCTGAG TGATTTCCTCGGCACCGTCTCTCAGTGA